From one Salmo salar chromosome ssa09, Ssal_v3.1, whole genome shotgun sequence genomic stretch:
- the LOC106610995 gene encoding heat shock 70 kDa protein 4L isoform X2 yields the protein MSVVGIDVGFQNCYIAVARSGGIETIANEYSDRCTPAWVSLASKNRTIGNAAKGQIITNFKNTVHGFKKFHGRAFDDPYVQGEKPKLPYSLHKLASGNTGIKVRYLDEDKVFTIEQVTAMLLTKLKETSESALKKPVVDCVISVPSFFTDAERRSVMDATQIAGLNCLRLINDTTAVALAYGIYKQDLPTPEEKPRNVVFVDLGHSSFQVSISAFNKGKLKVLATAFDPYLGGRNFDEALVDNFCEEFKARYKLNVRENPRAILRLSQECEKLKKLMSANCSDLPINIECFMNDIDVTGKMNRVQFEELCAPFLMRVEAPLKAVMEQSKLSRDEIYAVEVVGGATRIPSIKERISKFFGKDVSTTLNADEAVARGCALQCAIMSPAFKVREFSITDVVPFPITLRWKSPTEDGVGECEVYSKNHAAPFSKVITFHKKEPFDLEAFYSLPQELPYPDIRIGRFSVQNVVPQPDGESSKVKVKVRINVHGIFSVSSASLIEKQKGEGEDVQMDMEPTVQNEGRPEDQTKMQVDQESQGQGDQQSEDASSCSKERVSGEKQDPAAGGSKPKVKVKSTDLPVLANIIRQLDRGVLNDFVEYESQMIVQDKLEKERNDAKNAVEEYVYDLRDKLCGIYEKYTTEEDSNRLTMMLEDTENWLYEEGEDQDKQVYVDKLEDLKRFGQPIQDRHREQEDRPRAFEEMGKKIQLYLKAVELYKQKDERYQHLNAEEMSNVEKCVNESMGWMNSKMNAQSQLTIAQDPVVKVADIISKIQELDEVCNPVVNRPKPKAEDVSEENYKSNGAHNGPRQGADGKGEAKGSNQTKPPSGEMEID from the exons ATGTCAGTAGTAGGTATTGATGTGGGTTTCCAAAATTGTTACATCGCTGTTGCCAGAAGCGGCGGCATTGAAACCATTGCCAATGAATACAGTGACAGATGTACGCC GGCTTGGGTGTCTCTGGCCTCCAAAAACCGCACCATTGGAAATGCAGCCAAGGGTCAA atTATAACAAACTTCAAAAACACAGTCCATGGCTTTAAGAAGTTCCATGGCAGAGCGTTCGATGACCCATATGTCCAGGGGGAGAAACCCAAGTTGCCTTACAGCTTACACAAGCTGGCCAGTGGCAACACTGGAATCAAG GTGCGTTACCTGGATGAGGACAAAGTATTCACAATTGAGCAGGTAACAGCAATGCTGCTGACCAAGCTGAAGGAAACTTCAGAGAGCGCCCTCAAGAAGCCAGTTGTGGACTGTGTGATTTCT GTCCCAAGTTTTTTCACCGATGCAGAGAGGAGGTCTGTGATGGATGCCACCCAAATTGCAGGGTTGAACTGTCTACGTCTGATCAATGACACCACGGCAG TGGCCCTGGCCTATGGGATCTACAAACAGGACCTGCCCACCCCAGAAGAGAAGCCTCGCAATGTGGTGTTCGTGGACCTGGGACATTCATCATTCCAGGTCTCCATATCAGCCTTCAACAAAGGCAAACTCAAG GTCCTGGCAACAGCCTTTGACCCCTACCTGGGTGGGCGTAACTTTGATGAGGCACTTGTGGATAACTTCTGCGAGGAATTCAAGGCAAGGTACAAGCTCAACGTGAGGGAGAACCCCAGGGCTATTCTGCGGCTGTCTCAGGAATGTGAGAAACTGAAGAAGTTGATGAGCGCCAACTGCTCTGACCTTCCCATTAACATTGAGTGCTTCATGAATGACATTGATGTGACAGGCAAGATGAACAG AGTCCAGTTTGAAGAACTGTGTGCACCCTTTTTGATGAGAGTAGAGGCACCATTGAAAGCAGTTATGGAACAATCAA AGCTGAGCAGGGATGAGATCTATGCCGTGGAGGTGGTAGGAGGAGCCACTAGGATCCCTTCCATTAAAGAGAGGATCTCCAAGTTCTTTGGCAAAGATGTCAGCACCACACTCAATGCAGATGAGGCTGTGGCGCGGGGCTGTGCTCTTCAG tgtgcaATTATGTCCCCAGCGTTTAAGGTGCGTGAATTCTCTATCACTGATGTGGTTCCCTTTCCCATCACCCTGCGTTGGAAGTCCCCCACAGAAGATGGAGTTGG AGAATGTGAGGTGTACAGTAAGAACCATGCAGCACCCTTCTCCAAAGTCATTACCTTCCACAAGAAGGAGCCCTTTGACTTGGAAGCGTTCTACAGCCTCCCACAGGAGCTGCCTTACCCGGACATCAGGATAG gGCGTTTTTCTGTTCAGAATGTGGTCCCCCAGCCTGATGGAGAGAGCTCCAAAGTGAAGGTCAAAGTGCGCATCAACGTGCATGGCATCTTCAGTGTTTCCAGTGCCTCCCTGATCGAGAAGCAGAAGGGTGAAGGAGAGGATGTTCAGATGGACATGGAACCCACTGTGCAGAATGAAGGAAGGCCAGAGGACCAG ACTAAAATGCAGGTGGACCAGGAGAGTCAAGGCCAGGGGGACCAGCAGAGTGAGGATGCCAGTTCCTGCAGTAAG GAGAGAGTCAGTGGTGAGAAGCAGGACCCAGCAGCAGGGGGAAGCAAGCCCAAAGTCAAAGTGAAAAGCACTGACCTTCCCGTCCTGGCCAACATCATCAGACAGCTGGACAGGGGGGTCCTCAATGACTTTGTGGAGTATGAG aGCCAGATGATCGTCCAGGACAagctggagaaagagaggaatgaTGCTAAGAATGCTGTGGAGGAATATGTGTACGACCTGCGGGACAAACTGTGTGGCATCTATGAGAAGTACACTACTGAGGAG GACAGTAATCGTCTGACAATGATGCTCGAAGACACAGAGAACTGGCTTtatgaggagggagaggaccaAGACAAACAGGTCTATGTGGACAAGCTGGAAGATCTCAAG AGGTTTGGCCAGCCCATTCAGGACAGGCACAGGGAGCAGGAGGACAGGCCGAGAGCATTTGAAGAAATGGGCAAGAAGATCCAACTCTATTTGAAGGCTGTGGAGCTTTACAAACAGAAG GATGAACGTTACCAGCATCTGAATGCTGAGGAGATGAGCAACGTGGAGAAGTGTGTAAATGAAAGCATGGGCTGGATGAACAGCAAGATGAACGCCCAGAGCCAGCTCACCATCGCCCAGGACCCAGTAGTCAAAGTAGCAGACATAatttccaaaatacag GAACTGGATGAAGTATGCAACCCAGTGGTCAACCGGCCGAAGCCCAAAGCAGAGGATGTGTCAGAGGAGAACTACAAGAGCAATGGGGCCCATAACGGCCCAAGGCAAGGAGCTGACGGGAAGGGAGAGGCAAAGGGAAGCAACCAGACAAAGCCTCCCTCAGGAGAGATGGAGATTGACTGA
- the LOC106610995 gene encoding heat shock 70 kDa protein 4L isoform X1 — protein MSVVGIDVGFQNCYIAVARSGGIETIANEYSDRCTPAWVSLASKNRTIGNAAKGQIITNFKNTVHGFKKFHGRAFDDPYVQGEKPKLPYSLHKLASGNTGIKVRYLDEDKVFTIEQVTAMLLTKLKETSESALKKPVVDCVISVPSFFTDAERRSVMDATQIAGLNCLRLINDTTAVALAYGIYKQDLPTPEEKPRNVVFVDLGHSSFQVSISAFNKGKLKVLATAFDPYLGGRNFDEALVDNFCEEFKARYKLNVRENPRAILRLSQECEKLKKLMSANCSDLPINIECFMNDIDVTGKMNRVQFEELCAPFLMRVEAPLKAVMEQSKLSRDEIYAVEVVGGATRIPSIKERISKFFGKDVSTTLNADEAVARGCALQCAIMSPAFKVREFSITDVVPFPITLRWKSPTEDGVGECEVYSKNHAAPFSKVITFHKKEPFDLEAFYSLPQELPYPDIRIGRFSVQNVVPQPDGESSKVKVKVRINVHGIFSVSSASLIEKQKGEGEDVQMDMEPTVQNEGRPEDQLHPFPLIEDDTFNYMEETKMQVDQESQGQGDQQSEDASSCSKERVSGEKQDPAAGGSKPKVKVKSTDLPVLANIIRQLDRGVLNDFVEYESQMIVQDKLEKERNDAKNAVEEYVYDLRDKLCGIYEKYTTEEDSNRLTMMLEDTENWLYEEGEDQDKQVYVDKLEDLKRFGQPIQDRHREQEDRPRAFEEMGKKIQLYLKAVELYKQKDERYQHLNAEEMSNVEKCVNESMGWMNSKMNAQSQLTIAQDPVVKVADIISKIQELDEVCNPVVNRPKPKAEDVSEENYKSNGAHNGPRQGADGKGEAKGSNQTKPPSGEMEID, from the exons ATGTCAGTAGTAGGTATTGATGTGGGTTTCCAAAATTGTTACATCGCTGTTGCCAGAAGCGGCGGCATTGAAACCATTGCCAATGAATACAGTGACAGATGTACGCC GGCTTGGGTGTCTCTGGCCTCCAAAAACCGCACCATTGGAAATGCAGCCAAGGGTCAA atTATAACAAACTTCAAAAACACAGTCCATGGCTTTAAGAAGTTCCATGGCAGAGCGTTCGATGACCCATATGTCCAGGGGGAGAAACCCAAGTTGCCTTACAGCTTACACAAGCTGGCCAGTGGCAACACTGGAATCAAG GTGCGTTACCTGGATGAGGACAAAGTATTCACAATTGAGCAGGTAACAGCAATGCTGCTGACCAAGCTGAAGGAAACTTCAGAGAGCGCCCTCAAGAAGCCAGTTGTGGACTGTGTGATTTCT GTCCCAAGTTTTTTCACCGATGCAGAGAGGAGGTCTGTGATGGATGCCACCCAAATTGCAGGGTTGAACTGTCTACGTCTGATCAATGACACCACGGCAG TGGCCCTGGCCTATGGGATCTACAAACAGGACCTGCCCACCCCAGAAGAGAAGCCTCGCAATGTGGTGTTCGTGGACCTGGGACATTCATCATTCCAGGTCTCCATATCAGCCTTCAACAAAGGCAAACTCAAG GTCCTGGCAACAGCCTTTGACCCCTACCTGGGTGGGCGTAACTTTGATGAGGCACTTGTGGATAACTTCTGCGAGGAATTCAAGGCAAGGTACAAGCTCAACGTGAGGGAGAACCCCAGGGCTATTCTGCGGCTGTCTCAGGAATGTGAGAAACTGAAGAAGTTGATGAGCGCCAACTGCTCTGACCTTCCCATTAACATTGAGTGCTTCATGAATGACATTGATGTGACAGGCAAGATGAACAG AGTCCAGTTTGAAGAACTGTGTGCACCCTTTTTGATGAGAGTAGAGGCACCATTGAAAGCAGTTATGGAACAATCAA AGCTGAGCAGGGATGAGATCTATGCCGTGGAGGTGGTAGGAGGAGCCACTAGGATCCCTTCCATTAAAGAGAGGATCTCCAAGTTCTTTGGCAAAGATGTCAGCACCACACTCAATGCAGATGAGGCTGTGGCGCGGGGCTGTGCTCTTCAG tgtgcaATTATGTCCCCAGCGTTTAAGGTGCGTGAATTCTCTATCACTGATGTGGTTCCCTTTCCCATCACCCTGCGTTGGAAGTCCCCCACAGAAGATGGAGTTGG AGAATGTGAGGTGTACAGTAAGAACCATGCAGCACCCTTCTCCAAAGTCATTACCTTCCACAAGAAGGAGCCCTTTGACTTGGAAGCGTTCTACAGCCTCCCACAGGAGCTGCCTTACCCGGACATCAGGATAG gGCGTTTTTCTGTTCAGAATGTGGTCCCCCAGCCTGATGGAGAGAGCTCCAAAGTGAAGGTCAAAGTGCGCATCAACGTGCATGGCATCTTCAGTGTTTCCAGTGCCTCCCTGATCGAGAAGCAGAAGGGTGAAGGAGAGGATGTTCAGATGGACATGGAACCCACTGTGCAGAATGAAGGAAGGCCAGAGGACCAG CTGCACCCTTTTCCTCTCATTGAAGATGACACCTTTAACTATATGGAGGAG ACTAAAATGCAGGTGGACCAGGAGAGTCAAGGCCAGGGGGACCAGCAGAGTGAGGATGCCAGTTCCTGCAGTAAG GAGAGAGTCAGTGGTGAGAAGCAGGACCCAGCAGCAGGGGGAAGCAAGCCCAAAGTCAAAGTGAAAAGCACTGACCTTCCCGTCCTGGCCAACATCATCAGACAGCTGGACAGGGGGGTCCTCAATGACTTTGTGGAGTATGAG aGCCAGATGATCGTCCAGGACAagctggagaaagagaggaatgaTGCTAAGAATGCTGTGGAGGAATATGTGTACGACCTGCGGGACAAACTGTGTGGCATCTATGAGAAGTACACTACTGAGGAG GACAGTAATCGTCTGACAATGATGCTCGAAGACACAGAGAACTGGCTTtatgaggagggagaggaccaAGACAAACAGGTCTATGTGGACAAGCTGGAAGATCTCAAG AGGTTTGGCCAGCCCATTCAGGACAGGCACAGGGAGCAGGAGGACAGGCCGAGAGCATTTGAAGAAATGGGCAAGAAGATCCAACTCTATTTGAAGGCTGTGGAGCTTTACAAACAGAAG GATGAACGTTACCAGCATCTGAATGCTGAGGAGATGAGCAACGTGGAGAAGTGTGTAAATGAAAGCATGGGCTGGATGAACAGCAAGATGAACGCCCAGAGCCAGCTCACCATCGCCCAGGACCCAGTAGTCAAAGTAGCAGACATAatttccaaaatacag GAACTGGATGAAGTATGCAACCCAGTGGTCAACCGGCCGAAGCCCAAAGCAGAGGATGTGTCAGAGGAGAACTACAAGAGCAATGGGGCCCATAACGGCCCAAGGCAAGGAGCTGACGGGAAGGGAGAGGCAAAGGGAAGCAACCAGACAAAGCCTCCCTCAGGAGAGATGGAGATTGACTGA
- the LOC106610994 gene encoding charged multivesicular body protein 3 isoform X2 codes for MGLFGKTHDKPPKDLVNEWSLKIRKEMRVIDRQIRDIQREEEKVKRSIKDAAKKGHRDVCVVLAKEMIQSKRAVSKLYASKAQMNSVLLSMKNQLSVLRVAGALQKSTEVMKAMQSLVKIPEIQGTMRELSKEMMKAGIIEEMLEDTFESMEDDDEMEEAAEAEVDKILFEITAGALGKAPSKVTDALPEMEPPAAAAASEDESEEDIEEMHSRLAALRS; via the exons ATGGGTCTGTTCGGGAAAACACACGATAAACCACCGAAAGACCTG GTAAATGAATGGTCACTCAAAATCAGGAAGGAGATGAGAGTGATTGACAGACAAATTCGAG ACattcagagggaggaggagaaggtaaAGAGATCCATTAAAGATGCTGCTAAAAAGGGACACCGGGACGTGTGTGTGGTTCTTGCAAAAGAGATGATCCAGTCGAAGCGTGCAGTCAGCAAACTTTATGCTTCCAAAGCCCAAATGAACTCTGTACTACTCAGCATGAAGAACCAGCTTT CTGTATTGCGTGTAGCTGGGGCCCTTCAGAAGAGCACAGAGGTCATGAAAGCCATGCAGAGCTTAGTAAAGATCCCAGAGATCCAGGGCACCATGAGGGAGCTGTCTAAGGAGATGATGAAG GCTGGTATCATAGAGGAGATGCTGGAGGATACCTTTGAAAGCATGGAGGATGACGATGAGATGGAGGAGGCAGCAGAGGCGGAAGTTGATAAGATCCTCTTTGAGATCACAGCAG GTGCCCTTGGCAAAGCGCCCAGCAAAGTCACAGACGCCCTGCCTGAAATGGAGCCTCCTGCCGCAGCTGCAGCCTCAGAGGATGAGTCGGAGGAGGACATTGAGGAGATGCATTCTAGACTGGCAGCCTTAAGGAGCTAA
- the LOC106610994 gene encoding charged multivesicular body protein 3 isoform X1, whose product MGLFGKTHDKPPKDLVNEWSLKIRKEMRVIDRQIRGEKKSFKAILYIQREEEKVKRSIKDAAKKGHRDVCVVLAKEMIQSKRAVSKLYASKAQMNSVLLSMKNQLSVLRVAGALQKSTEVMKAMQSLVKIPEIQGTMRELSKEMMKAGIIEEMLEDTFESMEDDDEMEEAAEAEVDKILFEITAGALGKAPSKVTDALPEMEPPAAAAASEDESEEDIEEMHSRLAALRS is encoded by the exons ATGGGTCTGTTCGGGAAAACACACGATAAACCACCGAAAGACCTG GTAAATGAATGGTCACTCAAAATCAGGAAGGAGATGAGAGTGATTGACAGACAAATTCGAGGTGAGAAGAAGAGCTTCAAGGCTATTTTAT ACattcagagggaggaggagaaggtaaAGAGATCCATTAAAGATGCTGCTAAAAAGGGACACCGGGACGTGTGTGTGGTTCTTGCAAAAGAGATGATCCAGTCGAAGCGTGCAGTCAGCAAACTTTATGCTTCCAAAGCCCAAATGAACTCTGTACTACTCAGCATGAAGAACCAGCTTT CTGTATTGCGTGTAGCTGGGGCCCTTCAGAAGAGCACAGAGGTCATGAAAGCCATGCAGAGCTTAGTAAAGATCCCAGAGATCCAGGGCACCATGAGGGAGCTGTCTAAGGAGATGATGAAG GCTGGTATCATAGAGGAGATGCTGGAGGATACCTTTGAAAGCATGGAGGATGACGATGAGATGGAGGAGGCAGCAGAGGCGGAAGTTGATAAGATCCTCTTTGAGATCACAGCAG GTGCCCTTGGCAAAGCGCCCAGCAAAGTCACAGACGCCCTGCCTGAAATGGAGCCTCCTGCCGCAGCTGCAGCCTCAGAGGATGAGTCGGAGGAGGACATTGAGGAGATGCATTCTAGACTGGCAGCCTTAAGGAGCTAA